GGACTCTGCGAGAAGAGTTCTTGTATTGTCGCTTCTGATCGGGGAACCGCCGCCTGTTGATAAAAGGGTGGGTTTCGCATGCTGAATATCGGGCTCTGTTTCCAGAGACTCTTTATCATGTTGAGATTGCCCAGAAGAAGTATCATCGTTGATGGCTTTAGTATTCCTTTGTACCCGTGTAGGTCGTTGAATGTCAGGTTCGCTATCTGATTCATATATTTCTGGACGAAGTAGTTCCTTTACTTCGTCTTGTTTTGGTGACATGGGACGTGACATTTCTGTTTCAGGAGATTTGGATTCATCCTCCACATCTGCAGCTTTGGTTGGGCTTTTTACGTCTCGCATAGGAGTTACTACCTCGCGTAGTTCTTTGACGCCAGCATCCTCTACAGAAAGATCAGGAGTAACAGGACTGGAAGAGCCAGAAACTTGTGCATGGACGTTGAAATCCGGATCATGCAATCTCTGATGTTGGCTGAAAGCGGCATTGACACTCGAAATAGCTGACGACTCCTCACGTGGAGGGGAGTGGTTCACCAAGATGGTCTTCAGACGAGGGGTTTCTGGGGCGGTTTtctctggagaagatgctaTGCCTCTCCTTATCACTGGTTCGATATTGCTGTTTAGGTGCAATTTCTCCTTCTCATTACGCTGcgacctcgtcttcatcaatcgCGATGCCGGAGCAAATTCGTCATCCGGCTCTGACACTTCGCTGTCTGCCGTTAAGCTGATTTTGTTATCCTCGTAACTGAGGCTTTGTTCTACCTGGGGGGTAGAATGAGATATAGACGGTGACCTGTCGAAAAGTCGATGGAGTTGTCCAGGCTTAGTACCTTTACCATGAGAAGCCTGCAGTTTCACATTCTGAGTTGATGTCGCGACTGATATACTGTCTTCATGGGTATCAAACAACTCAGACAAGGAGGTACGGAGAGTATCCAGGAGGTTGTTTTGATCGTGCAGTAGAATGGACCGCTTATCAGGGCTGACGTTCACGTCATATAGCATAGTATCTAGCTGGACATCGGCGAAAATGAAGGGCGACTGTGAGTTGTTATATGATCGATAAACTTCGTTGAAGGCTTTGGCCAATTGAGGCAGTGAGCAGGGTCGACCATTGACAAAAAACATTTGTCGATCAGGGGTCTGTCTACCCTCCCCATGAGCAGGTTTTGAGACGTGGCCAACAATGCGAACATCATGACTGTTAGAAGCTGATTTGTCGCTAGAGCGGGTACCCGAGGGCTTGAGTTCCAGGTGAAGATCGAGAGGTATCAACGCTGCTAGAGTTTTGGCGCCAAAGATATTGATAATGTTCTCACGGGTAGTCGCATTGCCTTTCGTGGAAAAGAGTAATATGCGTTTCCCTTTTGTAGGTTGTTGAGATACGGAGAATTTCACGTTCGTCAGGATACACGCATACTGGTTAAGTAGAGCTATGACCTTGTGCCACTCCCTCTTGATATTACGGTCAAGTTCTCGGCGTCGGACAGGTAAATTGTGGAATAAGTTTTCGACTGCAACAGTTGTCCCTCGCTGGGCTGCAACGACGGTTGTGCTATCCAGCTCTCCTGACTGGTGAAAAGTTAACTTGGAACCTTTaggagcttcttcctctAGGCATGTCGTCACGGTTAGAATTGACAAGGCGCATAACGATGCCAAAGCCTCTCCACGAAAGCCAAAAGTCTGTAGTGACTCTATGTCAGAATAGGAAGAAAGCTTTGATGTGTAGTGCTTGAGCGCGACAGAGCTATAGTTTGCCGGCGAGATTCCGGATCCATTGTCTTGAACTTCAATTGAATCGAGTCCTTGGTTTTTGAAACGAACGTCTTTATTACAAGTCAGTCGAGAGACATGGTCAAGCGTCATTACACCCAATTGGCACACCAACCTATGATGGTTGCCCCAGAGTCAACGCTGTTCTCGACCAGCTCTTTAACTACGGAACATAGGTCAACAATGACCTGGCCGGATTGGATTTGATGGACCTAACGGCCAAAAATTAGCCGGATATTTGCATATAGAAGTTGAAGAACTTACACTACGGCCATCAATTTGTTTGATCGTGGCCATAAATTCCACAGATGCAGGTGTGAGAGCACCAAAGATATGTTGGAACAGAGAAGCAGCGTGAATGACGGCAACAGGATAAATACGTCCTAGCGCTTTTTGCCAGTAGCATCACGCTTGTACCCACAATAATAAGCAGTCAGTATAAAGCTAATAATGCAAACTATATTTgatataattaattaactgAATTATTGAGTTtgaataatattattaataaaatgCCAGTGATTTAGATCTATCATAACAGTTGAGTATAAGTTAATTTGATATTcaaataataataattcgGACTTGGGGTCATATTTAACAAGGTAATCAGCGATAGTGATACAGTGTATTGTACTAGAATTTTGAATTATTTATCAAGAAACTATAAAGGATATAGCTCCGGATTTCATGACGATTGTCGCTCAAAATATGTCCATTGCCCTTGAGCAGGCTTTTCATCCAGATTTTCCCAGCTGTGGCCAGTGTCAGCAATGACAAGAACTTTGCATGCCAAAAGAGAGGTATTGTCTTCGAAATAACTTACACTTGTGCCTGTTCCATAGTCTCAATTAGTTGTAGTTCGCCCTCCGCCACCTGGATGACCTCTTCAATGAGACCAGCACCCAGTTGTTGCTCAAGCTCCTTGACCCTGTCTCACTTGTTAGTTGTCTGGTGAATATTTGTATCATAGCCTTAGGCTCACTGTTCAGCTGTAAGCTGGGGCTCATCCTCCCACT
This genomic stretch from Trichoderma breve strain T069 chromosome 1, whole genome shotgun sequence harbors:
- a CDS encoding histidine kinase-, DNA gyrase b-, and HSP90-like ATPase domain-containing protein encodes the protein MATIKQIDGRSVHQIQSGQVIVDLCSVVKELVENSVDSGATIIDVRFKNQGLDSIEVQDNGSGISPANYSSVALKHYTSKLSSYSDIESLQTFGFRGEALASLCALSILTVTTCLEEEAPKGSKLTFHQSGELDSTTVVAAQRGTTVAVENLFHNLPVRRRELDRNIKREWHKVIALLNQYACILTNVKFSVSQQPTKGKRILLFSTKGNATTRENIINIFGAKTLAALIPLDLHLELKPSGTRSSDKSASNSHDVRIVGHVSKPAHGEGRQTPDRQMFFVNGRPCSLPQLAKAFNEVYRSYNNSQSPFIFADVQLDTMLYDVNVSPDKRSILLHDQNNLLDTLRTSLSELFDTHEDSISVATSTQNVKLQASHGKGTKPGQLHRLFDRSPSISHSTPQVEQSLSYEDNKISLTADSEVSEPDDEFAPASRLMKTRSQRNEKEKLHLNSNIEPVIRRGIASSPEKTAPETPRLKTILVNHSPPREESSAISSVNAAFSQHQRLHDPDFNVHAQVSGSSSPVTPDLSVEDAGVKELREVVTPMRDVKSPTKAADVEDESKSPETEMSRPMSPKQDEVKELLRPEIYESDSEPDIQRPTRVQRNTKAINDDTSSGQSQHDKESLETEPDIQHAKPTLLSTGGGSPIRSDNTRTLLAESRIQPPKPVRRKDITACCIQNLHVEKSKLRLLHNRRPRRHTSQSGSSAHNASSVERIDASDAESRLPLIISKGDFSKMRIIGQFNLGFIIAVKPASHLGSGSEGKHDELFIIDQHASDEKYNYERLQNTTEIQSQRLVHPMRLQLTALEEEIILENSTALNANGFKVDIDTTGRFPVGSRCQLTSLPLSREVTFKLDDLEELISLLGDKSAESSYIPRPSKVQKMFAMRACRSSIMIGKALTRSQMYSLVNHMGELDKPWNCPHGRPTIRHLSRLQAWSGVGWERDLQTDSITTWQDYVREAS